The following are encoded in a window of Geobacter metallireducens GS-15 genomic DNA:
- a CDS encoding M23 family metallopeptidase has protein sequence MKLIISAILFLLLLPAFAAASRQLPVDGGTVTSGIGWRLDPFGSGRMTYHQGVDIAVPEGTPVYPTQRGTVTFAGPYKGYGNLVAVDHGNGYVTLYGHNSTIRVTPGQAVDTKTVLALAGSTGRSTGPHVHYEVRQIPGYDKKARERLEEQLKALVAEKVNGWVEEYVAKGEGDEGGNPEEPRQHPLAGLALPGGEELP, from the coding sequence ATGAAACTAATAATCTCCGCAATCCTTTTCCTTCTCCTCCTTCCCGCCTTTGCCGCCGCCTCCCGTCAGCTCCCCGTGGACGGCGGCACTGTCACCTCCGGCATTGGCTGGCGCCTCGACCCCTTCGGCAGCGGCCGGATGACCTATCACCAGGGGGTCGACATCGCCGTCCCCGAGGGGACCCCGGTCTACCCCACCCAGCGGGGGACCGTCACCTTCGCCGGTCCCTACAAGGGGTACGGCAACCTGGTGGCCGTGGATCACGGCAACGGCTACGTGACCCTGTACGGCCACAACTCGACGATTCGCGTCACCCCGGGGCAGGCGGTGGATACGAAAACCGTCCTCGCCCTGGCGGGGAGCACGGGGCGCTCCACCGGCCCCCACGTCCACTACGAGGTGCGGCAGATCCCCGGTTATGACAAGAAGGCGCGGGAGCGGCTGGAGGAGCAGCTGAAGGCCCTGGTGGCCGAGAAGGTCAATGGCTGGGTCGAGGAGTATGTTGCCAAGGGTGAGGGTGACGAAGGGGGGAACCCGGAGGAACCCCGGCAGCACCCCCTGGCCGGACTGGCCCTGCCTGGGGGCGAGGAACTGCCGTAA
- the typA gene encoding translational GTPase TypA — MQERIRNIAIIAHVDHGKTTLVDAMLKHAGVFRENEAITERVMDSNDLEKERGITILAKNLSVHHGRYKINIIDTPGHADFGGEVERVLKMVDSVLLLVDALDGPMPQTRFVLKKSLDLGLKPIVVINKIDRPGSRPDEVVDMVFDLFCELNANDEQLDFPIVYTSAKLGFAKLDLTSDSSSMEPLFAVVESNVRPPSGDAKLPFQLLVTNIDYNEYIGRIATGKVFNGSVKSGETVALVRRDGSIVRSRISKLLGYEGLKQVEVPEACTGDIVTVAGFDEVGIGETLAAADNPVALPYVSIDEPTIAMNFIVNSSPFAGKEGKFVTSRNIRDRLDKELRTNVSLRVEDTGNADTFKVSGRGELHLSILIENMRREGFEMAVSKPEVIMRELDGKKMEPMEYLVVDVPSEFQGSIIEKMGPRKGEMTSMQPMGETVRLEFIVPARGLIGLRGELLTETRGTAVMTHTFHDYAPYKGDIPGRKNGVLIAMENGETTAYSLDGLQPRGILFIGAGVEVYGGMIIGQHAKDNDLDVNPCKGKKLTNVRASGSDDAIKLTPPRILTLEQALEFIDDDELVEVTPQSIRLRKKELDPNRRKRK, encoded by the coding sequence ATGCAAGAACGGATCAGGAACATCGCCATCATCGCCCACGTCGACCACGGCAAAACCACGCTGGTCGACGCCATGCTGAAGCACGCGGGGGTCTTCCGCGAGAATGAGGCCATCACCGAGCGGGTCATGGACTCCAACGACCTGGAGAAGGAGCGGGGGATCACCATCCTCGCCAAGAACCTCTCGGTGCACCATGGCCGCTACAAGATCAATATCATCGACACCCCTGGCCACGCCGACTTCGGCGGCGAGGTGGAGCGGGTGCTCAAGATGGTGGACTCGGTGCTCCTGCTGGTGGATGCCCTGGACGGCCCCATGCCCCAGACCCGTTTCGTGCTCAAGAAATCCCTCGATCTGGGCCTGAAGCCCATCGTAGTCATCAACAAGATCGACCGCCCCGGTTCCCGTCCCGACGAAGTCGTCGATATGGTCTTCGACCTCTTCTGTGAGCTGAACGCCAACGACGAGCAGCTGGATTTCCCCATCGTCTACACCAGTGCCAAGCTCGGTTTCGCCAAACTGGACCTCACCTCCGACTCATCCAGCATGGAACCCCTCTTCGCCGTGGTGGAATCCAATGTCCGCCCCCCCTCCGGCGATGCCAAATTACCGTTCCAGTTGCTGGTCACCAACATTGATTACAACGAATACATCGGCCGCATCGCCACGGGCAAGGTCTTCAACGGCAGCGTCAAGAGCGGCGAAACCGTGGCGCTGGTGCGCCGCGACGGCAGCATCGTCAGGAGCCGCATCTCGAAACTCCTGGGCTACGAGGGGCTCAAGCAGGTAGAGGTTCCGGAAGCGTGCACCGGCGACATCGTCACCGTGGCCGGCTTTGATGAGGTGGGTATCGGCGAAACCCTGGCAGCCGCCGACAATCCCGTGGCCCTCCCCTACGTCTCCATCGACGAGCCGACCATCGCCATGAATTTCATCGTCAACTCCTCCCCCTTCGCCGGCAAGGAGGGGAAATTCGTCACCTCCCGCAACATCCGTGACCGCCTCGACAAGGAGTTGCGGACCAACGTGTCGCTGCGCGTCGAGGATACCGGGAACGCCGACACCTTCAAGGTCTCGGGTCGCGGCGAGCTCCACCTCTCCATCCTCATCGAGAACATGCGGCGCGAAGGGTTCGAGATGGCGGTCTCCAAGCCCGAGGTCATCATGCGGGAGTTGGACGGCAAGAAGATGGAGCCCATGGAGTACCTGGTGGTGGACGTCCCCTCCGAGTTCCAGGGGTCCATCATCGAGAAGATGGGACCCCGCAAGGGTGAGATGACCTCCATGCAGCCCATGGGGGAGACGGTGCGCCTTGAGTTCATCGTGCCGGCCCGGGGACTCATCGGCCTGCGGGGCGAGCTCCTCACCGAGACCCGGGGCACCGCGGTCATGACCCACACCTTCCACGACTACGCCCCCTACAAGGGCGACATCCCGGGACGCAAGAACGGGGTCCTCATCGCCATGGAGAACGGCGAGACCACCGCCTACTCCCTGGACGGCCTCCAGCCCCGGGGCATCCTCTTCATCGGGGCAGGAGTCGAGGTCTACGGTGGCATGATCATCGGCCAGCACGCCAAGGACAACGACCTGGACGTGAACCCCTGCAAGGGGAAGAAGCTCACCAACGTCCGGGCCTCGGGCTCCGACGACGCCATCAAGCTCACCCCGCCCCGCATCCTGACCCTGGAGCAGGCCCTGGAGTTCATCGACGACGATGAGCTGGTGGAGGTAACCCCCCAGTCGATCCGGCTCCGGAAGAAGGAGCTGGACCCGAACCGGCGCAAGCGCAAGTAA
- a CDS encoding outer membrane protein assembly factor BamD, which translates to MNRIQRRSLFPLLLVLVVAGCATTPDAVSRNPESMAKAAEEFQTSGRYEDAIAQWKKVRESYASPELTTEAELKIADAQFADKSYIEAAASYEEFRKLHPNHEKAPYALYRQALSQYEQITGIDTDQTPVSNAVTLFESFLRIYPSSEYAAEVRDKLEVCRLKQVEHEIYVGRFYYRTDQYGAAIKRLEDALKKYPRSPAHDETLFYLGSAYIRTGDKAKGRDAFQRLFAEYRTSKYVDEARKFMDKNF; encoded by the coding sequence ATGAACCGTATCCAGAGACGCTCTCTTTTCCCTCTCCTCCTCGTCCTTGTGGTCGCCGGCTGCGCCACCACTCCGGACGCGGTGAGCCGCAATCCCGAATCCATGGCCAAGGCGGCGGAAGAGTTCCAGACCTCCGGCCGCTACGAGGACGCCATCGCCCAGTGGAAGAAGGTGCGGGAGAGCTATGCCTCGCCGGAACTCACCACCGAGGCCGAGCTTAAGATCGCCGACGCCCAATTCGCCGACAAGAGCTACATCGAGGCGGCCGCCTCCTACGAAGAGTTCCGCAAGCTCCACCCCAACCACGAAAAGGCTCCCTACGCCCTCTACCGTCAGGCTCTCAGCCAATACGAGCAGATCACCGGCATCGACACCGACCAGACGCCGGTATCCAACGCGGTGACCCTGTTCGAATCGTTCCTCCGGATCTACCCGTCCTCCGAGTACGCCGCGGAGGTGCGGGACAAGCTCGAAGTCTGCCGCCTCAAGCAGGTGGAGCACGAAATCTATGTGGGGCGGTTCTACTACCGTACTGACCAGTACGGGGCAGCCATCAAGCGCCTGGAGGATGCCCTGAAGAAGTATCCCCGCTCGCCGGCCCACGACGAAACCCTCTTCTATCTGGGGTCGGCCTATATCCGCACCGGCGACAAGGCCAAAGGGCGCGATGCCTTCCAGCGCCTCTTCGCCGAGTACCGGACGAGCAAATACGTGGACGAGGCCCGGAAGTTCATGGATAAGAACTTCTGA
- a CDS encoding nuclear transport factor 2 family protein: MRAPLVALLLLALAGCAREDRSIEEVLRQRERALATADVARYASLISPAYRDKGIDARTKRAEIAKTLAAFGPVSYRSLSRAIAVNGDNATVNSRYAMKVTTAGKPLELSGEETILLHREAKDWKIVGGI; the protein is encoded by the coding sequence ATGCGCGCTCCGCTGGTAGCCCTGCTCCTCCTGGCCCTTGCCGGCTGCGCCCGGGAAGATCGCTCCATCGAAGAGGTGCTGCGGCAGCGGGAACGGGCACTGGCAACGGCCGACGTTGCCCGCTACGCATCGCTCATCTCCCCCGCTTACCGGGACAAGGGCATTGACGCCCGGACCAAGCGGGCTGAGATCGCAAAAACCCTCGCCGCCTTTGGCCCCGTCTCCTACCGCTCGCTCAGCCGCGCCATTGCGGTCAATGGCGATAACGCCACGGTGAACAGTCGCTACGCCATGAAGGTGACGACCGCCGGGAAACCCCTGGAACTTTCCGGCGAAGAGACCATCCTGCTCCATCGCGAGGCCAAGGACTGGAAGATCGTCGGAGGCATCTGA